A window of Christiangramia forsetii KT0803 contains these coding sequences:
- a CDS encoding SCO family protein encodes MLVFLGGGLISCKSKEEKLPILGSTEPINNGKDTIYHKIPDFSFTDQNGKTITAKTFENKIYVADFFFTSCTTICPVMGKEMQRLYEKYKGNEKIAFLSHSIDPAHDSVPVLKEYSEDLGVDNHQWHFVTGEQEAIFNMAQNHYMISAMRDSTLPDGVLHSGAFILVDSQKRIRGYYDGTSKKEVDKLISDISILLQHN; translated from the coding sequence ATGTTAGTTTTCTTAGGAGGAGGTCTTATCTCTTGTAAAAGCAAAGAGGAAAAATTACCAATTCTTGGGAGCACAGAACCTATTAATAATGGAAAAGATACAATTTATCATAAAATACCGGATTTTAGTTTTACCGATCAAAATGGGAAAACTATTACTGCGAAAACCTTTGAAAATAAGATATATGTAGCAGATTTCTTTTTTACCTCCTGTACTACTATCTGTCCGGTTATGGGGAAAGAAATGCAAAGGCTATATGAAAAATATAAAGGAAATGAAAAAATTGCCTTTCTATCACATAGTATAGATCCTGCACATGATAGTGTACCGGTACTAAAAGAATATTCAGAAGATTTAGGTGTAGATAACCACCAATGGCATTTTGTAACAGGGGAACAAGAGGCTATTTTCAATATGGCTCAAAATCACTATATGATCAGTGCTATGAGAGATTCAACGCTTCCCGACGGGGTGCTTCATAGCGGTGCTTTTATTCTGGTAGATAGCCAAAAACGGATAAGAGGGTATTATGACGGTACAAGTAAAAAAGAAGTAGATAAATTGATTTCTGATATTTCCATACTGCTACAGCATAATTAA